The Montipora foliosa isolate CH-2021 chromosome 6, ASM3666993v2, whole genome shotgun sequence genome includes the window tttgtgtgCGAACCCACCATCACACATCCCTTTAGTACTTTCATCACCAAAGGCGTGCAAGGTAAGCTGCGAAATTGACAAGCAGCGACAGTTCTGGGCACCGTGAAGGTTTCAGTCAACATTGATGACTAGTCTGTCCGACGGTTGAGAAATGGGTCTTGATGTTTTACGGGATGTTTTACATCCCAGGCAAGCTTGCTGTTGCCCTTTCACGGTAAAGCTGTTTCCCGACCAAGGTTATAGGCTATGCAAGGCCACGAGGGTCATATCTTCTGGCCAGGTAATACAATACCCCTCTTTTGTTGTTTCGCTTTGCCTTTCGTTCAACGCTACTTGTGCCATGTTCTTTATTCCGGTACTTCTTGGTACTTCGTTTTCTCTGACCACACACTTATGAAGAATGTTAAATTCTTTCCCAGCTGGAGTCTCGGGCGATGCTCTATAACTCCTTGTGCAAGTTGCTCTTAAATAATATTGCCATATTCTTCGTATTGACCATGCAGCTCTCTCAAGTTTGCAAACGAGATGCGATCAAGATTTGCGAACAAGATTCATTGGTTGCGAGAGGTGTGTAAGTTCCCTTCAAAGGCAGTTTTGCTTCGTACCAACTGGCTGCGTTTCTTACTAACCGTGCCTTAAATTTTTCATGAACAGCGTGTTCAAGGCCAAGTACATCCAAGGCGCACAGTTGCTCGTAATCTGTCGGGGCTGATTGGGTTAACAGGATAGGGTTTCCGGTTCCCTCTCTTCCTGGCAACAATAGCGTCCATCCAAGCAGGATTTCTTTCAGcaacaaatttgccaggtttTCCCACTCTCTGTGAGGTCTGTCGCTAGTCTCAGCTCGATTAGCTTTTAAGTTATCCTGAGTAAACAATACCTTTCTttgtattaatatattataaattaatttaaactttaacttttttattttggcaataaagcttgttgttgttgttgttgttgttctcgtCTTGATGGTTTTATATTCATTCGCTCCCAAAACCACGTGTATTGGAATCTAAGATCTTGCTTCCCTGTCTTCGATCTTGACTCCATTGAGATGGCTGTATAAGAAGACTTGAATAGCTTGGGTTATCCTTTGTCAAAAGTTGCGGGCTTATGTACTTTAGTGAGTTCCATGTTCATGTTGAGACTTCCATTCATCGCGCTAAGATTTGGTGAGTAAATTTCCACTCTTGTAGTCGATGAGCCAAGCATTTTATCTATCCTCCTGGTCACTGTTTCTTTAAGCTTTTTGTTGAGGAGACTGAGAAGCTTAGTTGAAGCGTAGGAACTTCCTGCGCCAGTGTCTAACAATGCGTGTGTTTTTATTCCATCAATGCCGACTAagtctttgtttttgtggtcaAGTGCTGTCAACACTCCTCTGTTCTTTAATCCCTTAGCAAAATTACATATTGAGGTATGGTGTCGTTTCCCACAGTTTTAGCACTTCAAAACGCTTGGACATTCAGAGGATTTGTGTGGCCCTGTACAATTGATACAGAGCCGCTTTGTGACTAGAAACTCCTTGCTCTTTTGAGTGAATTGAGAGAAGTACAGTCAGACGACCTGTGGTCTTCTGAATCACAGTAAACGCACTTGCGTGAGGTTCCCTTTCGCTGCTGAGTTTAAAACACTCGAATCGGGTCTTCCTTTTTCCTTAACGTTTCTTCTGACTTGAAGCTGTCAACTGGGTTTCGTCGTGTTCAAAGGCGGAGTGCGTTGATGAATTGATTTAAGTCCCACTTCTCCCAGTAGGGACCATGCCGAACAAGATCTCCTCTGATGTAGGGCAATTTCTCTAAGGTCAATGACACCATTCCGTTGACTTGATAAATCTGAGTATCCATTGCTTGTACGTTGCTCGACAGTTTTTTGTAGAACTCTAGAAAGGTTTGCAGTAGGAGTGTAAGGGAGGTCGATGATTTCTTTTACATATGCTTTGACAATCTCACTTTCCTTGCCATACTTctcctttaaaattgttttgGCTCTGTTATATCCTTCAGACGAATGCGGTAGAgctttttattgtcaataagcggacagacacatgaaaATATAATTCATGCGAGGATGACGCATTTTTGCTTTCGTCatattgaagtttctcgcatttttgtcttgcgttcttctcgtgttttgacttgaTTTTGAccccttttcctttttgttgttgtaaaaaacaaattgatgtcagttttttatGTGTCTATCCTGTTATTGTTAAGTCGATTTTAGGCATCCAAAAGCTCACGTAGATACGTGAACTTTGTGACAGGCGGCACGTTTGTTTTGTCAATTCTGAGAATTGACCCCAAATTCGTGGTCAGTCGAACCTCTTGCAAGTTGATGTCGAATTGCATTGTTTTCTCTTGATCTTCAATCTGTTGCTGTAGTCTTCTTATTTTAAAAGGGATATTGACCAATTATATAGTAGGTGCCGGTCgggctcccacacggcaatcttgtaaaacagtgtagttgtaatgaaaataaaactttttattttaatatactctgaagattttaccgtgtataaataattaaaatttaaaaaaagctgtTTTAGTTTACTTTGGAGCGTAGACTCGATGTCTTCCATTGTTCCAATAGGCGTTATCGAGGCTTTGGACGTTTGTAATCGAAGGTTCGGCGTGGTAAATTGAGGACTTCTAAGAGGTTTATACTCACAATGATCCCGTCGTGGTCGCCACGTTTGCTGAATCAGTCTCAGGCCGCGGGAGTCGTATCCAACAATATCACAAAGATTATACAATTTAACGTTTATTAAAACTCTCACATCAAGGCGTATCAATGAAGTCTACCTTCGTTCAAGGTCGAAAAAGGTTCTAAAACTTAAGAAAAGATATTGCGATATATAATTACAATAGCATCATTTCCTGCTGTTAATCACTGTCCTAATTGTAGCCAGTCCAAGACACGCGAGAGTGGTTGTAAGGTTTTTAAGAATCCCGGGGAATACACAAAAGTGTGTTACTTTTGAATGTTATACCAGTACTAAGGAATCGTCCTATATATTTCGATATTACTGGTAAGTCGCATTTCAATTGATTAGAAATTAGCCAGCTCCCTGATGGCTTCATATTTCACTGGCAGAGCCTAAAGTGTATGTAGCTCAGTAAATAATTTAAGTCATCGTGGTTTTTTCTCTGTAGTTGCTTTCAAACGTGTGATGATCTTGTTCCCTTCAATTATTTTACACAAGCGCATGCAGCAAAAAAACCAACCCAAAAATTAAGAAGGAGAGTGTCAATTAGCACAGAAAAACACTGCTCTCGCTGCGTAAAAAGAATTGCTGTGTATATCGTAAAATCTTGAATGTGATAGACAGGTGTTTAAAGTTACTTACCCGAGTAACTTCCAAGGCTCAACTGGTATTTGGCCTTCTCGCTGGTCACTGCAAACATATCATAGGTAGCATAGGCAGTTTTGCCTGTTGTGTCTTCTAAATCAACTCGAAGCGTATTCCTCACCAGTTTGGTCAGACGATGGATTTTGTCCAGTCCCAACCAAAACTCGCCATTTAGGGTGCCAAAGCCAATTTTGTAGTCAGACCAGTTGCGGTAAAAGTCAACTGATCCGTCCAGTCTCTTTTGGAACACTGTCCACCCCCCACCGGCTGTTGTCTGGTCACAAAACACATCAAAGGCCCCTGAACCATCAGGGTCGATTTTGTAAAAACCACTGATCCTTTCACCAGATTTGTACAGCTCAGCACAGTCCCTCCTGACTGTTTGAATAATTAACAAGGGATTGAAAGTACTATTAAAActgtaagaaaaagaaatatctgCACCAACGGGTTCTACCCCGTGTTTTAACCCTCCAACGTGTTCTAACCGACTCTATTGACCCGTTTGCGGCCCATTTACTACAACAAAGTCAATCAATAGAAGATTGACTGAACGTGTTGTAAAAAGTGGGCCAAAAGCGGGCGAAATAAATGGTTCTTGATGTCACTTATCATGAAACTGTACCCTCCGAAAAAAAGTTTTGTAGGCAACTTAGCTTACGAGAGGGAGccgaaaagtttttttttatgtcctTCTCTTGCGCATGGTCGCGATTTCCACCACTCGCTTGACTTTCCGCAAATACGAATTTGTTGGGCTCGGAAACTCAAAGTTCTCGTTGGCTAAGGCCAGGCGATTAATTAGCTCATCACTAATTTTACGATTTCTCGCGCATTAACGTTTGCTTAAATGCAATAAAGCACGTCTTCGAGATGCAGCTGATTCTCGATCACGGCAAGCTTACCCATACCTCTAACAGTGTTGTTAGCGCCTTTCAGTGTGTCGATGTCACTTTGTATATGAGTGAGTTGCTTCTTCATTTCTTTCAGCATAGCTTCGATCTTTTCAGTTGATGATCCAGCGTAAAAGTAAATGTTGTTACAATGCTTAGTAGCTGTCTTTAGTTTGGCAGCAATATTTCCCGACAAAGCAACGGGTTGGTTGACGAGCAATGCATAGAGCACTAACTCAAAGCCAAATTGAGTGGTAAAAAAAGACATCTCGACGACTCATTGAGGTTCGACCTACGACCAACTTAATCGTGGAGTTAGCAAGGAAGATTGTTAAGGACACTAGACAATACTTTCATTTTGATTGATTTTATCCGGTTTATGGTTACATTTTGATCTTGGTTAGAATGTTTACTTGATTTTTATTGGTTTGTAATCAGATCCATTAGCGTCCCCACGCACATATATCTAAGCTACGTTAGCGTCCCTTTAAAGTAGTTTTTTTGCTTGATTTCGCGTGGCCTGAAGATTTTGTAACGTTTGTAAACCTCGATTTATAACCTATGTGCTCTTTACGATCGTTACAACCCGTTTCAATAAATCTGTGATAACCGTCAACTTTGGTTTTCCGTGATCTTATTGGCGACCTCGAAGACGACCTGTAAAGTAGTCCCACCCAGTTTGTCGCGACACACTTcggtctttttatttttttacttttttatttaaacatataaACCATTATTGCTTGCCCCAAAAGCATCTTGGCTTATCAAGGGGGCTCACAATAATACAGTAATCAGGCTTACACTCAAAACACACAGACACACAACACACAGgattacaacaaaaaaattgacataactaagggactgtg containing:
- the LOC138008185 gene encoding microfibril-associated glycoprotein 4-like; its protein translation is MSFFTTQFGFELVLYALLVNQPVALSGNIAAKLKTATKHCNNIYFYAGSSTEKIEAMLKEMKKQLTHIQSDIDTLKGANNTVRVRRDCAELYKSGERISGFYKIDPDGSGAFDVFCDQTTAGGGWTVFQKRLDGSVDFYRNWSDYKIGFGTLNGEFWLGLDKIHRLTKLVRNTLRVDLEDTTGKTAYATYDMFAVTSEKAKYQLSLGSYSGTAGDSLSYHRGAAFSTKDNDQSGTCAVSFKGAWWYTGCHRSNLNGLYHHGKHSSYADGVNWYAWKGYYYSVKKAEMKIRPFGF